One segment of Urocitellus parryii isolate mUroPar1 chromosome 5, mUroPar1.hap1, whole genome shotgun sequence DNA contains the following:
- the Lmf2 gene encoding lipase maturation factor 2 isoform X2, producing MAGSRLPRQLFLQGVAGVFMFAFASLYTQIPGLYGPEGILPARRMLRPQGKGHWQQLWETPTLLWEAPRLGLDTAQGLELLSLLGTVLALGALLLRPLRHPLVYLLLWAAYLSACQVGQVFFYFQWDSLLLETGFLAVLVAPLRQFPNRKQAQGGPTGALPHESLPFWLVRWLLFRLMFASGVVKLTSRCPTWWGLTALTYHYETQCLPTPAAWLAHHLPVWLHKLSVVATFLIEIAVPPLFFAPIRRLRLATFYAQVLLQVLIIITGNYNFFNLLTLVLTTALLDDQHLTAEPGLGRCKKTPTSWPKALLTTLSLLLELAVYGLLAYGTVHYFGLEVDWQEHAIHSRTTFTFHQFSQWLKTVTLPTVWLGVASLAWELLTALWRWTQVRGWLPKLRAAIQLSILGAATVALFLISLVPYSYVEPDTHGRLWTGAHRLSGAVGHLQLANSYGLFRRMTGLGGRPEVVLEGSYNGHHWTEIEFMYKPGNVSRPPPVVVPHQPRLDWQMWFAALGPHTHSPWFTSLVLRLLQGKEPVIHLIQNNITRYPFHKQPPTYIRAQRYKYWFSQPGEQRWWRRQWVEEFFPPVSLGDPALETLLRQFGLQDKSPPRARNPSSALVQALQWVRTQLSPIEPPTLLWGLLGAVGAVRVMQALLVSRSLRSSPPDRGEKPKPALKKNSGTASEQASRATNNFSSSSRPARQKK from the exons ATGGCGGGCTCCCGGCTCCCGCGGCAGCTCTTCCTCCAGGGTGTGGCCGGCGTCTTTATGTTCGCCTTCGCTTCCCTCTACACGCAGATCCCGG GCCTCTATGGCCCTGAGGGCATTCTGCCTGCTCGGAGGATGCTTCGGCCACAGGGCAAGGGACACTGGCAGCAACTGTGGGAGACACCAACACTGCTGTGGGAGGCACCAAGGCTGGGGCTGGACACAGCCCAGGGCCTAGAACTGCTGAGCCTGTTAGGCACAGTGCTGGCCCTGGGTGCCCTGCTTCTGCGTCCACTGCGCCACCCCCTCGTCTATCTGCTGCTCTGGGCTGCTTACCTGTCAGCCTGCCAG GTGGGCCAGGTGTTCTTCTATTTCCAGTG GGATTCCCTGCTGCTGGAAACAGGCTTCCTGGCTGTGCTGGTGGCCCCGCTGAGGCAGTTCCCCAACCGTAAGCAGGCCCAGGGTGGGCCGACAGGGGCCTTGCCCCATGAAAGCCTTCCCTTCTGGCTCGTGCGCTGGCTGCTGTTTCGCCTCATGTTTGCCTCGGGTGTGGTCAAGCTGACCAGCCGCTGCCCCACGTGGTGGGGACTTACTG CCCTCACCTACCACTATGAGACACAGTGCCTGCCCACACCTGCTGCCTGGCTTGCCCACCACCTGCCCGTCTGGCTGCACAAGCTCAGCGTGGTAGCCACGTTCCTCATTGAGATCGCCGTGCCCCCTCTGTTCTTCGCTCCCATTCGCCGCCTGCGCTTGGCCACCTTCTACGCTCAG GTGCTGTTACAAGTCCTCATCATCATCACTGGCAACTACAACTTCTTTAACCTGCTGACCCTGGTGCTCACCACTGCCCTCCTGGATGACCAGCACCTGACTGCTGAGCCTGGTCTTGGCCGCTGTAAGAAGACACCCACCT CCTGGCCCAAGGCCCTGCTTACCACTCTATCCCTGCTGCTGGaactggctgtctatggactgctGGCCTATGGCACTGTGCACTACTTTGGCCTAGAGGTTGACTGGCAGGAGCACGCCATCCACTCCAGAACCA CTTTCACCTTCCACCAGTTCTCCCAGTGGCTGAAGACAGTGACCCTGCCCACTGTGTGGCTGGGGGTGGCCTCCCTGGCCTGGGAGCTGCTGACTGCCCTCTGGAG GTGGACCCAGGTGCGGGGGTGGCTGCCGAAGCTCCGTGCTGCTATCCAGCTTTCCATCTTGGGTGCTGCCACAGTGGCCTTGTTCTTGATCAGCCTG GTGCCCTACTCCTACGTGGAACCTGACACCCATGGGCGCCTCTGGACTGGAGCTCACCGCCTCTCTGGTGCTGTGGGACACCTGCAGCTCGCCAACTCATATGGCCTTTTCCGCCGGATGACTGGCCTGGGTGGGCGCCCTGAGGTGGTGCTGGAGGGCAGTTACAATGGACACCACTGGACG GAGATCGAGTTCATGTACAAGCCTGGGAATGTGAGCCGGCCGCCCCCTGTTGTGGTGCCCCACCAGCCACGCCTGGATTGGCAAATGTGGTTCGCAGCCCTgggcccacacacacacagcccctgGTTCACCAGCCTGGTTCTCCGCCTGCTGCAGGGCAAGGAGCCAG TGATCCACCTGATCCAGAACAACATCACCAGGTACCCCTTTCACAAGCAGCCACCCACCTACATCCGAGCCCAGCGGTACAAGTACTGGTTCTCACAGCCTGGAGAGCAGAG GTGGTGGCGTCGGCAGTGGGTGGAGGAGTTCTTCCCACCTGTGTCCCTGGGGGATCCAGCGCTGGAGACACTGCTCAGGCAGTTTGGGCTTCAG GACAAGAGCCCACCCCGGGCCCGCAACCCCAGCAGCGCCCTGGTTCAGGCCCTCCAGTGGGTGCGGACCCAGCTGTCTCCCATAGAGCCTCCCACCCTGCTCTGGGGGCTCCTAGGGGCCGTGGGGGCTGTCAGAGTCATGCAGGCCCTGCTAGTATCCCGGTCACTCAGATCCTCCCCCCCAGACAGAGGGGAGAAGCCCAAGCCAGCCCTCAAGAAGAACTCTGGAACTGCCTCCGAACAGGCCAGCCGAGCCACCAACAACTTCAGCAGCAGTTCCCGGCCTGCCCGGCAGAAAAAGTAG
- the Lmf2 gene encoding lipase maturation factor 2 isoform X1 has product MAGSRLPRQLFLQGVAGVFMFAFASLYTQIPGLYGPEGILPARRMLRPQGKGHWQQLWETPTLLWEAPRLGLDTAQGLELLSLLGTVLALGALLLRPLRHPLVYLLLWAAYLSACQVGQVFFYFQWDSLLLETGFLAVLVAPLRQFPNRKQAQGGPTGALPHESLPFWLVRWLLFRLMFASGVVKLTSRCPTWWGLTALTYHYETQCLPTPAAWLAHHLPVWLHKLSVVATFLIEIAVPPLFFAPIRRLRLATFYAQVLLQVLIIITGNYNFFNLLTLVLTTALLDDQHLTAEPGLGRCKKTPTSWPKALLTTLSLLLELAVYGLLAYGTVHYFGLEVDWQEHAIHSRTTFTFHQFSQWLKTVTLPTVWLGVASLAWELLTALWRWTQVRGWLPKLRAAIQLSILGAATVALFLISLVPYSYVEPDTHGRLWTGAHRLSGAVGHLQLANSYGLFRRMTGLGGRPEVVLEGSYNGHHWTEIEFMYKPGNVSRPPPVVVPHQPRLDWQMWFAALGPHTHSPWFTSLVLRLLQGKEPVIHLIQNNITRYPFHKQPPTYIRAQRYKYWFSQPGEQSRWWRRQWVEEFFPPVSLGDPALETLLRQFGLQDKSPPRARNPSSALVQALQWVRTQLSPIEPPTLLWGLLGAVGAVRVMQALLVSRSLRSSPPDRGEKPKPALKKNSGTASEQASRATNNFSSSSRPARQKK; this is encoded by the exons ATGGCGGGCTCCCGGCTCCCGCGGCAGCTCTTCCTCCAGGGTGTGGCCGGCGTCTTTATGTTCGCCTTCGCTTCCCTCTACACGCAGATCCCGG GCCTCTATGGCCCTGAGGGCATTCTGCCTGCTCGGAGGATGCTTCGGCCACAGGGCAAGGGACACTGGCAGCAACTGTGGGAGACACCAACACTGCTGTGGGAGGCACCAAGGCTGGGGCTGGACACAGCCCAGGGCCTAGAACTGCTGAGCCTGTTAGGCACAGTGCTGGCCCTGGGTGCCCTGCTTCTGCGTCCACTGCGCCACCCCCTCGTCTATCTGCTGCTCTGGGCTGCTTACCTGTCAGCCTGCCAG GTGGGCCAGGTGTTCTTCTATTTCCAGTG GGATTCCCTGCTGCTGGAAACAGGCTTCCTGGCTGTGCTGGTGGCCCCGCTGAGGCAGTTCCCCAACCGTAAGCAGGCCCAGGGTGGGCCGACAGGGGCCTTGCCCCATGAAAGCCTTCCCTTCTGGCTCGTGCGCTGGCTGCTGTTTCGCCTCATGTTTGCCTCGGGTGTGGTCAAGCTGACCAGCCGCTGCCCCACGTGGTGGGGACTTACTG CCCTCACCTACCACTATGAGACACAGTGCCTGCCCACACCTGCTGCCTGGCTTGCCCACCACCTGCCCGTCTGGCTGCACAAGCTCAGCGTGGTAGCCACGTTCCTCATTGAGATCGCCGTGCCCCCTCTGTTCTTCGCTCCCATTCGCCGCCTGCGCTTGGCCACCTTCTACGCTCAG GTGCTGTTACAAGTCCTCATCATCATCACTGGCAACTACAACTTCTTTAACCTGCTGACCCTGGTGCTCACCACTGCCCTCCTGGATGACCAGCACCTGACTGCTGAGCCTGGTCTTGGCCGCTGTAAGAAGACACCCACCT CCTGGCCCAAGGCCCTGCTTACCACTCTATCCCTGCTGCTGGaactggctgtctatggactgctGGCCTATGGCACTGTGCACTACTTTGGCCTAGAGGTTGACTGGCAGGAGCACGCCATCCACTCCAGAACCA CTTTCACCTTCCACCAGTTCTCCCAGTGGCTGAAGACAGTGACCCTGCCCACTGTGTGGCTGGGGGTGGCCTCCCTGGCCTGGGAGCTGCTGACTGCCCTCTGGAG GTGGACCCAGGTGCGGGGGTGGCTGCCGAAGCTCCGTGCTGCTATCCAGCTTTCCATCTTGGGTGCTGCCACAGTGGCCTTGTTCTTGATCAGCCTG GTGCCCTACTCCTACGTGGAACCTGACACCCATGGGCGCCTCTGGACTGGAGCTCACCGCCTCTCTGGTGCTGTGGGACACCTGCAGCTCGCCAACTCATATGGCCTTTTCCGCCGGATGACTGGCCTGGGTGGGCGCCCTGAGGTGGTGCTGGAGGGCAGTTACAATGGACACCACTGGACG GAGATCGAGTTCATGTACAAGCCTGGGAATGTGAGCCGGCCGCCCCCTGTTGTGGTGCCCCACCAGCCACGCCTGGATTGGCAAATGTGGTTCGCAGCCCTgggcccacacacacacagcccctgGTTCACCAGCCTGGTTCTCCGCCTGCTGCAGGGCAAGGAGCCAG TGATCCACCTGATCCAGAACAACATCACCAGGTACCCCTTTCACAAGCAGCCACCCACCTACATCCGAGCCCAGCGGTACAAGTACTGGTTCTCACAGCCTGGAGAGCAGAG CAGGTGGTGGCGTCGGCAGTGGGTGGAGGAGTTCTTCCCACCTGTGTCCCTGGGGGATCCAGCGCTGGAGACACTGCTCAGGCAGTTTGGGCTTCAG GACAAGAGCCCACCCCGGGCCCGCAACCCCAGCAGCGCCCTGGTTCAGGCCCTCCAGTGGGTGCGGACCCAGCTGTCTCCCATAGAGCCTCCCACCCTGCTCTGGGGGCTCCTAGGGGCCGTGGGGGCTGTCAGAGTCATGCAGGCCCTGCTAGTATCCCGGTCACTCAGATCCTCCCCCCCAGACAGAGGGGAGAAGCCCAAGCCAGCCCTCAAGAAGAACTCTGGAACTGCCTCCGAACAGGCCAGCCGAGCCACCAACAACTTCAGCAGCAGTTCCCGGCCTGCCCGGCAGAAAAAGTAG